From one Alicyclobacillus acidocaldarius subsp. acidocaldarius Tc-4-1 genomic stretch:
- a CDS encoding CBS domain-containing protein, with protein MKVQQIMTTDVACCSATDSIQKAAQAMKRENCGSIPVCENRRVVGIVTDRDIVLKAVAQGKCDARVEDCMTKAVVTGRPDMDAHEAADLMAQHQIRRLPIVDERGDLCGILSIGDLATVDIHVNEAGAALSKISAPTEAQNNIVH; from the coding sequence CCACAGACGTCGCTTGCTGCTCGGCCACCGATTCCATCCAGAAGGCCGCCCAGGCGATGAAACGCGAAAACTGTGGTTCCATCCCTGTGTGCGAAAATCGACGCGTGGTCGGTATCGTGACGGATCGCGACATCGTGCTGAAGGCCGTGGCGCAGGGCAAATGCGACGCCCGAGTCGAGGACTGCATGACCAAAGCGGTTGTCACCGGGCGGCCTGACATGGACGCGCACGAAGCTGCCGATCTCATGGCGCAGCACCAGATCCGGCGCCTGCCCATCGTGGACGAGCGCGGCGACCTCTGCGGCATCCTGTCCATTGGCGATCTCGCCACCGTCGACATCCATGTGAACGAGGCGGGAGCGGCGCTCAGCAAAATTTCCGCACCCACCGAAGCCCAGAACAATATCGTCCACTGA